AGAACCTGGGGACGGCTTTTGTAGAGGAATATCTGACTTACCAGGATCGAGATATGAAAGATCGCTCAAAGCGGATTCGTCCCTATGTAATAGAGGATATCTATCAGGCAGAAAAACAGGCTGCGGATGACGTTCCCGGTGATATTCCTCCCGAAAGCCAGGTTAAAGAAGTGACCAAGGTTCGGGTTCAAATGCGGCAGATTACAGGAACTGAGACAGCTTTCCGAGTCATTTGGCTGGGAACAGTTTCTTCCGTAATTCGAGATGAGGATGGAAAAGAAAGCGAGGTAGAGGACCGGATTGAGTTAAAGGTGATTCCGCAAAAGAGTGAATGGAAGATCGCGGAGGTGATCTACCATTGAAGGAAGAAACCACCCCCGCTGCGAAAGCGGTAGTCATCGCCCGACGCATGGCGATGCGGGCGGCACAGGCAACGACGGCCAAAGTGGCTTCAGCGATGGCGCCTGTATTATTAAAGTTTATAGGCTATGCATTGCTTGCACTTCTGATTGTTCTCCTGATCTTCGGCCTGTTTTATGTTCTGGTAGGCACCTTTACCGCTATTATGGGCGGGGCCTATGAGCCGAATGAAAGGGGGGCAGGGGGAACGATTCAATCCGTTCCCTATGCTGAATACATTAATGAGGCAGCTATTAAACATGGAGTTTCTCCTAGTTTAATAGCTGCCGTCATCCGACAGGAAAGCAACTTTGAAAAACTAGCGCAAAACCCCCAATCTTCGGCATCGGGTTTGATGCAGCTGATGCCGGCAACGGCAGAGGAGATTGGTGTGGAAGACGTGTTTGATCCACGCCAAAACATCCTGGGTGGAACCAAGTATTTAGCCATGATGCTAGATCGATATGATGGTGATGAAAAGTTAGCGCTGGCGGCTTACAATGCGGGCCCTGGAAATGTAGATAAGGCGTTGGCGGCTGGTGGAGATGGAATTCCGAATTTCCGCGAGACGCAGGCGTATGTACCCAATGTTCTATCATACAAGAATCAATATGACGGAATGGTTGAAGAGGATCAATTGGTTATCGGTGATAGAGTTGCGGGCGGTAGTGGAGATCAATACCCCTATAAAGAGGCGAATACTTCCGGGGTCGATCCGTGGGGGTTTTACATTCGGCAGTGTACCTCTTTTGTCGCGTGGCGGCTCAATGATGCTGGAATCGAATTTCATAACACCATGCGGGGAGGGCGATTCAGCAACGCTGAGAACTGGGACGACAATGCGCGGGAGTTAGGAGTCAAAGTAAATAACAAACCTGCAGTTGGGGCTGTCGCACAATGGGATGCTGGCGCATTCGGTCACTCCAATCTGGGTCATGTTGCTTATGTGGTTGAGGTTGACGGCGATCGGATTACGATCGAGGAATATAACTATGAGCCGTACAGCTTTAGCAAACGATCCATTCCCGCTTCCCAGGTCAGTAACTTCATTCATTTTCGGTAATAAAGGAGGGATTTTATGCTGGATGAGATTCTGAAGAACTTGTTTAAGTCCGACAATAAAGGAGATGCTGAAATGGCCCAACTGGGCCAATTCGTCATCTATGGGATACCGATTGCAGGGCTGGTGTGGATCTTTTTATTCCCTCAGAAGGCGGCTACAGTATGGGGACAACTTTGGGGAAGGGTTGCCGGTCCGGCAACCACTGTAGGGGAAGGGGTACTTAACGTCATTATTGCACTCCTCATGATAGCAGGAGTGGCGGCGATCGGATTTATTGGTCTTCGGGTTTATCATTATCGACGGGCCGGAAAAGAAGTCCGGTACTACCGGATCGTCCCCCATCGGAAAACGACCGCTTCAGCGGAGAAAGTAGATGCCTTTACAAAAGACCTACATAAAAGACATCGGGTTTGGTACAAGCGGATTACCCGTGGGCGGGAGTGGTATCGGTGGCTGATTCATTGTCACCCTGAAACAAGAGAGATCCAGTTTTATATCGGATATCCGCAGGATAAGGAGAACGGGGTAAAAAAATGCTTCCAGGATCACTTCCCCAATGCCGAACGGTTTCCGGTTCCGCATGATCAATTGCCTCTTCCCAAAACAACCCAAGGAACCGGCGGATATTTTCGTTTGAATACAGAGGATGATCGCGCCGGTTTGCCACTGCAGCCGCTCAACCCCAAGCTGTTAAACAGTGTTCTTACTCATTTAGAGCCGGGTACGTGGGTGGATTTGCGGTATAGTGCGGAAAAGTCGAAACGACCGCTGAAAAAGCGAGTGAAACAGGGATTAAAAAGCTTGGGCCTTTCCGAAGAGGAACTAATCAGCATCTTCCGGCTGGAAACGAATCATCCGAAAAAGAACCAATCTGACCTTGATCCAACGGAGCGGGCACAATACAAATCGCTGTTTGAGCAGCACAACGGGCGAGAAAAGGGATTTGAGGTCGCTCTTTATCTTTTGGTTCAACCTCCTGAAGATCCCGAAGATATCATGAGTGAGGCTATCTATGAGGATGTGAAATCGCAAGTCGAGAGCACCATGGAGTTTGATAACTTCATTTATGCTCGACGCCTCCGCTCCGTCTTTAAAAAACTGAACCCGGTCCGCCAAATTAACCCGATGCCGCTACCAATCTTTCCTCGCATGCTCTTGACTCATTCAGAAGTGGGGAACCTGGTGCATATCCCGAAAGGACCGACGAAAGAGCAGGAAGAACGGGATGAAAACCACGTTTTTGACAGCATTACGCATGTTGGAAAAGGCCAGAAGATGCCAGCCCAAGGGGAATATCAGCAGGGGATCGGGATTGCGTATGTGGATCATCCGATCAACAGAGACCGCATCATTCGAATTGGGCAGAACATCATCCGTAAGATGGGTTCGGTTGTGGGGGACATCGGATCAGGGAAATCGGCGCTATTGATCATGATGATGCAATCCTTGTTGGAAGAGTGGTATCAAAACCCTTACAAGGGTGGTTTCAGCGGTATGGACCCCAAAGGGACGCTTGTACAAACGATGAAGACGCGTATTCTCAAGGATGAGAAAGCTGGAAAAACAGTTCATCGGGACCGGCTGCATATCATTGATATCGCGTCCTCC
The genomic region above belongs to Desmospora activa DSM 45169 and contains:
- a CDS encoding ATP-binding protein, whose product is MLDEILKNLFKSDNKGDAEMAQLGQFVIYGIPIAGLVWIFLFPQKAATVWGQLWGRVAGPATTVGEGVLNVIIALLMIAGVAAIGFIGLRVYHYRRAGKEVRYYRIVPHRKTTASAEKVDAFTKDLHKRHRVWYKRITRGREWYRWLIHCHPETREIQFYIGYPQDKENGVKKCFQDHFPNAERFPVPHDQLPLPKTTQGTGGYFRLNTEDDRAGLPLQPLNPKLLNSVLTHLEPGTWVDLRYSAEKSKRPLKKRVKQGLKSLGLSEEELISIFRLETNHPKKNQSDLDPTERAQYKSLFEQHNGREKGFEVALYLLVQPPEDPEDIMSEAIYEDVKSQVESTMEFDNFIYARRLRSVFKKLNPVRQINPMPLPIFPRMLLTHSEVGNLVHIPKGPTKEQEERDENHVFDSITHVGKGQKMPAQGEYQQGIGIAYVDHPINRDRIIRIGQNIIRKMGSVVGDIGSGKSALLIMMMQSLLEEWYQNPYKGGFSGMDPKGTLVQTMKTRILKDEKAGKTVHRDRLHIIDIASSEFALGLNLLHRHPWQTVEDVIDDTLAVLRNAYAGKTDPVLLDKYGRLALEALLLDSKQKHTILGVSEFLDKDSPLRDRLVKQFAASNDTTKKALAKEISREKFGGKDTEVVRNRLVRLNKNPIARRMFGQFENNLNILEWLDEGHVVLFNCQHLPPEIMRLTMGYIANQYWQMAQHRKYKQRNHPLFIDEAHMVQLPVLSEMLEVLRDFGLPLYLCTQHYGQYEDSLLSDALGLVGTKIAFKQEDEGHADKACKKAGRSFEPRDIQNLKSFQAALYVENSKGEKQPLLVRTDPPYVFGEDGEPTYFGEDVERIDREKNKAFAWADQELARPLQKRDCTPISEVNQQINDYLESLWGEKEPKTGKTIGQFDIPKPEEDSKPESKAPTTFSLPKGE
- a CDS encoding transglycosylase SLT domain-containing protein, producing MKEETTPAAKAVVIARRMAMRAAQATTAKVASAMAPVLLKFIGYALLALLIVLLIFGLFYVLVGTFTAIMGGAYEPNERGAGGTIQSVPYAEYINEAAIKHGVSPSLIAAVIRQESNFEKLAQNPQSSASGLMQLMPATAEEIGVEDVFDPRQNILGGTKYLAMMLDRYDGDEKLALAAYNAGPGNVDKALAAGGDGIPNFRETQAYVPNVLSYKNQYDGMVEEDQLVIGDRVAGGSGDQYPYKEANTSGVDPWGFYIRQCTSFVAWRLNDAGIEFHNTMRGGRFSNAENWDDNARELGVKVNNKPAVGAVAQWDAGAFGHSNLGHVAYVVEVDGDRITIEEYNYEPYSFSKRSIPASQVSNFIHFR